One Schistocerca nitens isolate TAMUIC-IGC-003100 chromosome 1, iqSchNite1.1, whole genome shotgun sequence DNA segment encodes these proteins:
- the LOC126203938 gene encoding piggyBac transposable element-derived protein 4-like: MNGIRFAPGYCVEQAMEELFRSSSDSEGSDAEDDGTETQVDQSDETCLHELEENDILAENDDSGEDESAVLVIRGRDIAWSTKEPSIRRFPIRNIQRFSAGIPSTVSVSSAVDCFRQFITNELLDIIVQFTNQRGNELKVSGKLVDWRDRDRCELLSFLGLLILYGLQKSRGKSIDEFWDSEYGTPLFRATMSRRRYQDILHSLRFDDRITRLETKERTGNKAEAVQEIFDLFAVLCQTSFIPSSNITVDEHLCVYRGRSSFKIYIPSKPGKYGIKIWCAVDCEHDYLTNLQMYTGRSGDVREVNQGKRMVLDLVRHLAGSGRNTTTDIFFTSYDRGQELLKMKLTLVGTLRSTRKEVPKEFLPSKTREECTTIFAYSGKTLLVSYVPERNKAVLLLSTQHQSFEVPKENNMKRKPEVVLYYNSTKSGVDTLDQMSCYYSVKKGTTRWPLAVFYDLVDLAALNAYRLFCVAVEKTERRLFLMKLAKEMAKPQVERRLSLPQARKKYIISSIKRCGFDDRLDNGHPDVIPDNQKRKRGRCSICPRSKDTK, encoded by the coding sequence atgaatggaatacgttttgctcctggctattgtgtagaacaagctatggaagaattatttcgtagcagtagtgattcagaaggtagtgacgccgaagatgatggaacagagacacaggtagaccaaagtgatgaaacttgtttacatgaattagaagaaaatgatattcttgctgaaaatgatgacagtggagaagatgaaagtgcagtactggtaatcaggggtcgggatattgcatggagtacaaaagaaccatcaattcgtagatttccaatccgcaacatacaacgattttcagcaggtattcctagtacagttagtgttagctcagctgttgactgtttcaggcagtttattactaatgaattgctggatataatagttcagttcacaaatcaacgcggaaatgaattgaaagtgtctggaaaattagttgactggcgtgatagagacagatgcgagcttctttcatttttaggcttgctTATTCTGTATGGCTtacagaagagccgggggaaatctattgacgaattttgggactctgaatatggcactcctctattccgtgctactatgtcgaggaggcgatatcaggacattctgcattcacttcgttttgacgaccgcATCACAAGACTTGAAACGAAAGAGAGaactggaaataaggctgaagctgtacaggaaatatttgatttgtttgccgtgctatgtcaaacatcatttataccttccagcaacattactgttgatgaacatctttgcgtatacagaggtcGGAGCAGTTTCAAGAtctacattccttcaaagccaggaaagtatggcatcaagatatggtgcgcagtagactgtgaacatgattatctgacaaatcttcaaatgtacactggaaggagtggtgatgtgagagaagtgaatcaaggcaagaggatggtcttagatttagtgcgtcatctggctggcagtggtaggaatacTACCACTGACATTTTTTTCACGAGCTATGACCGtggccaagaattgttgaaaatgaagttgacacttgtaggtactctacgttctacaagaaaagaagtcccaaaagagtttttgccttcgaaaactagggaagaatgcactaccatatttgcatacagtggtaaaaccctattagtttcTTATGTTCCAGAAAGAAATAAGGCTGTGCTGctcctgtcaacacaacatcaatcatttgaagtgcccaaagaaaacaacatgaaacgaaaaccagaagtagtgttgtattacaactcaacaaaatcaggtgttgatacgctagatcaaatgagctgttactattctgtgaaaaagggtacaacacgttggccattagcagtattctatgatcttgtcgatctagctgcactcaatgcctacagactcttctgtgttgctgttgaaaaaacagagagacgtctttttctaatgaagttggccaaagaaatggcaaagccccaagtggaacgtcgtttgagtttaccacaagcaaggaaaaagtatattattagcagtatcaaacggtgtggatttgatgatcggttagacaatggacatccagacgtaatacccgacaatcagaagagaaagcgaggcagatgctccatttgcccccgatcaaaggacacaaaataa